A window from Xiphophorus maculatus strain JP 163 A chromosome 17, X_maculatus-5.0-male, whole genome shotgun sequence encodes these proteins:
- the phyh gene encoding phytanoyl-CoA dioxygenase, peroxisomal → MSRAAERLRTVIHHLDGATATIRAPPTSAQTLTYSPPQKLRYSFDTGTLTPEQRLFYEENGFLLIKNLVSETDIDRFRKEFERICRQEVKVPGLIVMRDVAIAKSEFVPDQRAVSKLQDFQEDPELFRYCALPQILKYVECFTGPNIMAMHTMLINKPPDAGKKTSRHPMHQDLHYFPFRPTDRIVCAWTAMERVTRQNGCLVVLPGTHKGALQEHDYPDWEGGVNKMYHGVRDYDPDHPRLHVEMEKGDTVFFHPLLIHGSGMNQTQGFRKAISCHYASGDCYYIDVRGTTQENIENEVKELAQKKYRMNEVAFKDTWAFRGRLVQGERTSL, encoded by the exons ATGTCTCGGGCTGCGGAAAGACTCCGGACGGTGATCCATCATCTGGACGGAGCTACGGCTACGATC AGAGCCCCCCCAACATCCGCTCAGACCCTCACCTACAGCCCCCCTCAGAAACTGAG ATACTCATTTGATACAGGCACACTGACCCCGGAGCAGCGGCTCTTCTACGAGGAAAACGGCTTCCTTCTCATCAAGAACCTGGTGTCTGAGACGGACATCGACAGGTTCAG GAAGGAATTTGAACGGATCTGTCGGCAGGAAGTCAAAGTTCCGGGCCTGATCGTGATGAGGGACGTGGCGATCGCCAAGTCAGAGTTTGTTCCGGATCAGAGAGCCGTGTCCAAACTCCAGGACTTCCAGGAAGACCCCGAGCTCTTCCGTTACTGTGCCTTACCTCAG ATCCTGAAGTATGTGGAGTGTTTCACCGGACCCAACATCATGGCCATGCACACCATGCTGATCAACAAACCTCCTGATGCAG GTAAGAAGACGTCTCGCCACCCGATGCACCAGGATCTGCACTACTTCCCCTTCCGGCCGACAGACCGCATCGTCTGCGCCTGGACCGCCATGGAGCGAGTGACCAGGCAGAACGGCTGCCTCGTGGTCCTGCCCGGAACGCACAAAGGCGCCCTGCAGGAGCACGACTACCCCGACTGGGAG GGCGGGGTGAACAAAATGTACCACGGCGTGCGGGACTACGACCCCGACCACCCCAGGCTGCACGTGGAGATGGAAAAGGGCGACACGGTGTTCTTCCATCCCCTCCTCATCCACGGCTCCGGCATGAACCAGACGCAGGGCTTCCGCAAG GCCATCTCCTGCCACTACGCCAGCGGTGATTGCTACTACATCGACGTGAGGGGAACCACGCAGGAAAACATCGAGAACGAGGTGAAAGAGCTGGCGCAGAAGAAATACAGAATGAACGAAGTGGCCTTCAAG GATACGTGGGCCTTCAGGGGTCGCCTGGTGCAGGGAGAGAGGACTTCACTCTGA